A single region of the Triticum dicoccoides isolate Atlit2015 ecotype Zavitan chromosome 2B, WEW_v2.0, whole genome shotgun sequence genome encodes:
- the LOC119361638 gene encoding uncharacterized protein LOC119361638 isoform X2 yields MMMGTDVCSSRMLSLPRYESGDEELTVLPRHTKVVVTGNNRTKSVLVGLQGVVKKAVGLGGWHWLVLKNGVEVKLQRNALSVLEAPTGNEDDDEIDGGNSSFCGSFDMGDKDMNYSSIEYQKPTKPRVRHTRPWSSCTTTSSSRANNLHSTSKLRARVNLTKLGTPTLWRYWKHFNLVSMNPTPSEEQLFHGVQQHFQSQQLDELQVILGFIQTAKRLKTLYKNSS; encoded by the exons ATGATGATGGGGACCGATGTGTGTTCTTCACGGATGCTGTCGCTGCCCCGTTACGAGAGCGGCGACGAGGAGCTCACCGTGCTGCCCAGGCACACCAAGGTCGTCGTCACCGGTAACAACCGGACAAAGTCCGTGCTCGTCGGCCTGCAGGGTGTGGTCAAGAAGGCTGTTGGCCTTGGAGGCTGGCACTGGCTG GTTCTCAAGAATGGTGTGGAGGTCAAGTTGCAGAGGAATGCCCTGAGTGTCTTGGAAGCTCCGACTGGCAACGAGGACGACGACGAGATCGATGGCGGTAACAGCTCCTTCTGCGGCAGCTTCGACATGGGAGACAAAGACATGAACTACT CAAGCATCGAGTACCAGAAGCCAACAAAGCCGAGGGTCCGGCACACAAGGCCATGGTCTTCCTGCACGACGACGTCCAGCAGCCGGGCCAACAACCTTCACTCGACCTCGAAGCTGCGAGCG agagtGAACCTGACAAAGCTTGGAACACCCACACTATGGAGATACTGGAAGCACTTCAACCTT GTGAGCATGAACCCGACTCCATCAGAGGAGCAGCTGTTCCATGGGGTCCAGCAGCATTTCCAGTCGCAG CAATTGGATGAGTTGCAGGTGATCTTGGGGTTCatccagacggcaaagaggctcAAGACCCTGTACAAGAACAGCTCCTAG
- the LOC119361638 gene encoding uncharacterized protein LOC119361638 isoform X1, translating to MMMGTDVCSSRMLSLPRYESGDEELTVLPRHTKVVVTGNNRTKSVLVGLQGVVKKAVGLGGWHWLVLKNGVEVKLQRNALSVLEAPTGNEDDDEIDGGNSSFCGSFDMGDKDMNYSSIEYQKPTKPRVRHTRPWSSCTTTSSSRANNLHSTSKLRARVNLTKLGTPTLWRYWKHFNLGGEKCVQVSMNPTPSEEQLFHGVQQHFQSQQLDELQVILGFIQTAKRLKTLYKNSS from the exons ATGATGATGGGGACCGATGTGTGTTCTTCACGGATGCTGTCGCTGCCCCGTTACGAGAGCGGCGACGAGGAGCTCACCGTGCTGCCCAGGCACACCAAGGTCGTCGTCACCGGTAACAACCGGACAAAGTCCGTGCTCGTCGGCCTGCAGGGTGTGGTCAAGAAGGCTGTTGGCCTTGGAGGCTGGCACTGGCTG GTTCTCAAGAATGGTGTGGAGGTCAAGTTGCAGAGGAATGCCCTGAGTGTCTTGGAAGCTCCGACTGGCAACGAGGACGACGACGAGATCGATGGCGGTAACAGCTCCTTCTGCGGCAGCTTCGACATGGGAGACAAAGACATGAACTACT CAAGCATCGAGTACCAGAAGCCAACAAAGCCGAGGGTCCGGCACACAAGGCCATGGTCTTCCTGCACGACGACGTCCAGCAGCCGGGCCAACAACCTTCACTCGACCTCGAAGCTGCGAGCG agagtGAACCTGACAAAGCTTGGAACACCCACACTATGGAGATACTGGAAGCACTTCAACCTT GGTGGTGAAAAATGTGTGCAGGTGAGCATGAACCCGACTCCATCAGAGGAGCAGCTGTTCCATGGGGTCCAGCAGCATTTCCAGTCGCAG CAATTGGATGAGTTGCAGGTGATCTTGGGGTTCatccagacggcaaagaggctcAAGACCCTGTACAAGAACAGCTCCTAG